One region of Diabrotica undecimpunctata isolate CICGRU chromosome 6, icDiaUnde3, whole genome shotgun sequence genomic DNA includes:
- the LOC140444634 gene encoding protein FAM200C-like, whose amino-acid sequence MAEEMLFVRSLITDTKRSSIFEVIKKFFEEKEIPLLNIIACASDDAAAMTGHHMGFIAHLKQAVPGILCVHCDIHREHLAAKNLSGKLHNSLRLVIDASRQV is encoded by the exons ATGGCCGAGGAAATGCTATTTGTTAGAAGTCTGATTACTGATACAAAAAGATCTTCCATATTTGAGGTCATTAAGaaattttttgaggaaaaagagaTTCCCTTATTAAATATAATCGCCTGTGCTAGTGACGATGCAGCAGCAATGACAGGACACCATATGGGATTTATTGCTCATCTGAAACAAGCAGTACCTGGAATTTTATGTGTTCACTGCGACATTCACAGAGAGCATTTGGCTGCCAAGAATTTGAGTGGAAAGTTGCACAATTCTCTTCGACTTGTCATAGatgcg TCAAGACAAGTTTAG